In Gossypium arboreum isolate Shixiya-1 chromosome 5, ASM2569848v2, whole genome shotgun sequence, a single genomic region encodes these proteins:
- the LOC108450281 gene encoding 25.3 kDa vesicle transport protein encodes MVKMTMIARVTDGLPLAEGLDDGRDLVDAEMYKQQVKALFKNLSKGHNEASRMSIETGPYVFHYIIEGRVCYLTMCDRSYPKKLAFQYLEDLKNEFERVNGAQIETAARPYAFIKFDTFIQKTKKLYQDTRTQRNIAKLNDELYEVHQIMTRNVQEVLGVGEKLDQVSQMSSRLTSESRIYADKARDLNRQALIRKWAPVAIVLGVVFLLFWVKAKLW; translated from the exons ATGGTAAAGATGACAATGATTGCCCGTGTTACTGATGGTCTGCCTCTGGCGGAGGGACTAGATGATGGTCGTGATCTGGTAGATGCTGAAATGTACAAACAGCAAGTTAAGGCTTTATTTAAGAACCTCTCCAAAGGCCATAATGAGGCTTCAAGGATGTCTATTGAAACCGGCCCATATGTATTCCA CTATATCATTGAAGGACGTGTTTGTTACTTGACAATGTGCGACCGATCTTATCCTAAGAAACTTGCCTTTCAATATCTGGAAGACCTCAAGAATGAATTTGAGCGTGTTAATGGAGCTCAAATTGAAACGGCTGCCAGGCCTTACGCCTTTATAAAATTTG ACACATTCATACAGAAGACAAAAAAGTTGTACCAGGACACCCGTACTCAACGGAATATTGCAAAGTTGAATGACGAACTCTATGAAGTTCACCAAATAATGACTCGCAATGTACAAGAAGTTCTCGGTGTTGGTGAAAAGCTGGACC AGGTCAGCCAAATGTCCAGTCGTTTGACATCAGAATCTCGCATATATGCTGACAAGGCAAGAGATTTAAATAGACAG GCTTTGATTCGAAAGTGGGCTCCTGTTGCCATTGTGTTGGGAGTTGTGTTCCTCCTCTTCTGGGTGAAAGCAAAGTTATGGTGA
- the LOC108453075 gene encoding protein PHYTOCHROME-DEPENDENT LATE-FLOWERING isoform X1, which yields MGVSFKVSKTGTRYKSKPCLQSEASVDVVSENSKESSRPRKLQGDVEGVERVPGVFQSINSDETVRVPADHEISFTLNLYPDGYSIGKPQEEALHTVPDAPKHPYDRSSETLFSAIESGRLPGDILDDIPCKYVDGMLVCEVRDYRKVTPQQGPNTPPIDGSPIINKVCLKMSLENVVKDIPLSSDNSWTYGDLMEAESRILKALQPQLCLDPTPKLDRLCTNPVPTKLDLASCSLRRKRLRQTPEVTVTSTSKFNAKKVGRLREAGIVSGSLMLQQENLIPQNIGSSNILALRPKSFVQDSSVSALPMSSQSPRYPMGLMNSRSMQDHGSSSVVSASAASPVGQDMPMSYADSINSGASFLGKRENADGPMSPLSGLSKRTRLNAVGPDGIPQHQVGTHMDGLHGQDMSWKNMLLPQQSMARGIQYANAGMQKYPQQVFEGVLNQEAGAMPFAAGQQALRYSAKEEPFDPTDKLDGSELNREADANHLDPQQRLQPRSFHGFARPGFSQTPWNNINQHVEKDARKEEQFQKRKSVQSPRLSGGALPQSPLSAKSGEFLGGPVGPHFGPVAATTSLGATVKEKGAVNSVPAVGGTPSLTSSANDSMQRQHQAQAVAKRRSNSLPKTPAINTVGSPASVSNISVPLNASSPSVGTPPSADQSVLERFSKIEIVTMRCQLNRKKNKADEYHVRKPSTHSPQLVSTFLSNFSSNEDFKDESKPLSKSLFGGSVNTYKTRILNFVQGERVVQGNLVSLVPRARTRMIMSEKPTDGTIAMFYGYIDDGDILSVEDHIPHLPTLPNTHMADLLAAQFCSLMVREGHHLVEDDVQAKPTGVLASSSQPNSTVTFPNNSASDMQQYAENVAGQAANEVAKQNSSNNMSINPSSSALGNTRMLPPGNPQALQMSQGLLSGASMPARPSQLDPQPPQQQPQQPQQQQQSQHSLLQQQHQQFQRSPIMLGSNPLSHLNAIGQNSNMQFNNQMVNKSSALQLQMMQQQQQQRQLQQQQQQPQQQQQMQRKMMGISAAVGMGNMVRPGSIGNATGIGGVRGMSGTGISAPMTGISGMGNVGQNPINLQGANITNALTQQFRSGALSSQAALISKFRMGRGNMLGGPQSSIAGMSGPRQMHPGSASLSMLGQNLNQGNISSMQRNPMGSMGPPKMMPGMNHLYMNQQQQQQQQQQQQQLQLQQQQQQQQQLHLQQQQQQQQQQQQQLQLQQQLHHQQQQLQQQQLQQQQPQQQQQQQETTSPLQAVVSPSQVGSPSPIGISQLNQQPQQLQAQQPQQLQAQQQASPQQMNQRTPMSPQLSSGAIHALNACNPEGCPASPQLSSQTLGSVSSITNSPMELGGNKSNSVGNT from the exons ATGGGTGTTTCGTTTAAGGTTTCAAAAACCGGTACTAGGTACAAGTCTAAGCCTTGTCTTCAATCGGAGGCTTCAGTTGATGTTGTCTCCGAGAATTCTAAAGAGAGCTCACGGCCTAGAAAGCTCCAG GGTGATGTTGAAGGCGTTGAGCGTGTTCCTGGGGTGTTTCAATCAATTAATTCTGATGAAACGGTTCGTGTTCCTGCAG ATCATGAGATTTCCTTCACCTTGAATCTTTACCCAGATGGCTATTCTATCGGAAAGCCCCAAGAG GAGGCTTTGCATACCGTTCCAGATGCTCCAAAGCATCCATATGATAGGTCCTCTGAAACTCTCTTCTCA GCAATTGAATCTGGCCGATTGCCAGGAGATATTTTGGATGATATACCTTgcaaatatgttgatggaatgcTTGTATGTGAG gtgCGTGATTACCGGAAAGTTACACCTCAACAAGGACCTAACACCCCACCTATTGATGGATCCCCTATCATCAATAAAGTGTGCCTTAAGATGTCTTTGGAGAATGTAGTGAAGGATATTCCATTGAGCTCAGATAATTCATGGACATATGGTGATTTAATG GAAGCGGAGTCTCGGATATTGAAAGCTTTGCAACCACAACTTTGTTTAGATCCTACCCCCAAACTGGACAGACTCTGTACTAACCCTGTTCCAACTAAG CTTGACCTTGCTTCATGTAGTTTGCGGAGAAAGAGATTGAGGCAAACTCCAGAAGTTACAGTCACCTCTACTAGTAAGTTCAATGCCAAGAAGGTTGGCAGGTTGAGAGAGGCTGGAATTGTTTCAGGGAGTTTGATGCTACAACAGGAAAATCTGATTCCTCAAAATATTGGTTCAAGCAATATTTTGGCATTAAGGCCTAAAAGTTTTGTGCAAGATTCCTCTGTTTCTGCACTTCCCATGTCATCTCAGTCACCAAGGTATCCAATGGGGCTTATGAATTCTAGAAGCATGCAGGATCATGGATCTAGCTCTGTTGTCAGTGCATCAGCTGCCTCCCCTGTTGGGCAGGACATGCCAATGTCATATGCTGACAGCATAAACTCTGGTGCTTCTTTTCTTGGGAAGCGGGAGAATGCAGATGGTCCAATGTCACCCCTATCTGGCCTTAGTAAAAGAACTAGGCTTAATGCTGTTGGACCAGACGGGATTCCACAGCATCAAGTTGGGACACATATGGATGGCCTGCATGGACAGGATATGAGCTGGAAGAATATGTTACTTCCCCAGCAATCAATGGCTAGAGGAATTCAGTATGCAAATGCGGGCATGCAGAAGTATCCTCAGCAGGTTTTTGAAGGGGTTTTGAATCAGGAGGCTGGTGCAATGCCATTTGCTGCAGGACAGCAAGCATTGAGATACAGTGCCAAGGAAGAGCCATTTGATCCTACTGACAAGTTGGATGGCTCTGAGCTCAACCGGGAAGCTGATGCAAACCATTTGGACCCACAGCAGAGGCTTCAACCAAGATCATTCCATGGATTTGCAAGACCTGGTTTCTCTCAAACACCTTGGAACAATATTAATCAGCATGTTGAGAAAGATGCGAGAAAAGAAGAACAGTTCCAGAAAAGGAAATCAGTGCAAAGTCCACGTTTATCAGGTGGGGCTTTGCCTCAGTCTCCGTTATCAGCAAAATCTGGGGAATTTTTAGGTGGTCCTGTAGGACCTCACTTTGGACCTGTTGCGGCAACCACTTCCCTTGGAGCAACTGTAAAGGAGAAGGGAGCTGTTAACTCAGTACCTGCTGTTGGAGGTACCCCATCTCTGACTTCAAGTGCAAATGATTCTATGCAACGGCAGCACCAGGCTCAAGCTGTTGCTAAGCGAAGATCTAATTCCCTCCCTAAGACCCCTGCAATCAATACGGTTGGATCTCCTGCAAGTGTTAGCAATATTAGTGTTCCATTAAACGCAAGCAGTCCTTCTGTTGGAACCCCACCTTCGGCTGATCAATCAGTGCTTGAAAGGTTCTCAAAGATTGAAATTGTAACTATGAG GTGTCAACTCAACAGAAAAAAGAACAAGGCTGATGAGTATCATGTCCGGAAACCCAGCACACATTCTCCTCAACTAGTATCAACCTTTCTAAGCAATTTTTCCAGTAACGAGGATTTCAAAGACGAGTCGAAGCCATTATCAAAATCACTTTTTGGTGGCAGTGTGAATACCTATAAGACAAGAATCTTGAATTTTGTGCAGGGTGAGCGTGTTGTTCAAG GGAATCTCGTTTCTCTAGTTCCTAGGGCAAGAACTAGAATGATTATGTCTGAGAAACCAACTGATGGGACCATAGCAATGTTTTATGGATACATAGATGATGGTGATATTCTTAGTGTAGAGGATCATATTCCTCATCTTCCTACGCTTCCCAATACT CACATGGCAGACTTGCTTGCAGCACAGTTCTGTTCACTG ATGGTGCGTGAAGGACATCACCTTGTGGAAGATGATGTTCAGGCAAAACCAACAGGTGTGCTTGCCTCGAGCAGTCAACCAAATTCTACTGTAACATTTCCCAACAATTCTGCATCCGATATGCAGCAGTATGCCGAAAATGTTGCAGGTCAGGCAGCCAATGAAGTGGCAAAGCAGAATAGCAGTAACAATATGTCTATAAATCCATCTTCGAGTGCTCTAGGAAACACAAGGATGTTACCTCCTGGAAACCCTCAGGCCTTACAGATGTCTCAAGGACTTCTGTCTGGGGCTTCAATGCCTGCAAGACCATCGCAACTAGATCCACAACCACCACAGCAACAGCCACAACAACCACAACAGCAGCAGCAAAGTCAACACTCCTTGCTTCAACAACAGCATCAGCAGTTCCAGAGATCACCAATAATGCTTGGATCAAATCCTCTCTCACACTTGAATGCCATTGGGCAGAATTCAAACATGCAGTTCAACAATCAAATGGTCAACAAATCTTCAGCTCTCCAACTTCAGATGATGcaacagcagcagcagcagcggCAATTGCAACAGCAGCAGCAGCAACCACAGCAGCAGCAGCAAATGCAGAGGAAAATGATGGGGATAAGTGCAGCTGTAGGTATGGGAAACATGGTCAGGCCTGGGAGCATAGGCAATGCCACTGGTATTGGAGGTGTGAGGGGAATGAGTGGAACAGGAATATCAGCTCCAATGACAGGTATTTCTGGCATGGGAAATGTGGGTCAAAATCCAATTAATCTTCAAGGTGCAAATATTACCAATGCGTTAACCCAGCAGTTTCGGTCTGGAGCACTATCGTCTCAAGCTGCTCTGATTTCAAAATTTAGGATGGGTCGAGGAAACATGTTAGGTGGTCCTCAATCAAGCATAGCTGGAATGTCCGGACCCAGACAGATGCATCCAGGTTCTGCTAGTCTTTCTATGCTGGGCCAAAATCTGAACCAGGGTAACATTAGTTCGATGCAAAGGAATCCTATGGGGTCCATGGGTCCTCCAAAAATGATGCCTGGGATGAACCACCTTTACATGAACCAGCAGcaacagcagcagcagcagcagcagcagcagcagttgcaattgcagcagcagcagcaacaaCAGCAGCAGTTGCActtgcagcagcagcagcagcagcagcaacaaCAACAGCAGCAGTTGCAGTTGCAGCAGCAGTTGCATCATCAGCAACAACAGCTGCAGCAGCAGCAGTTACAACAGCAGCAGccacagcagcagcagcagcagcaagaAACAACTTCACCACTACAGGCTGTCGTTTCACCTTCACAGGTAGGCTCACCATCACCCATTGGAATTTCACAATTGAACCAGCAACCTCAGCAACTGCAGGCCCAGCAACCTCAGCAACTGCAGGCCCAGCAACAGGCCAGCCCACAACAAATGAATCAAAGGACTCCCATGAGTCCCCAACTGAGCTCAGGTGCTATTCATGCACTAAATGCTTGTAACCCAGAGGGCTGTCCAGCTAGCCCCCAATTGAGCTCTCAGACCCTTGGCTCCGTCAGTAGCATCACAAATTCTCCTATGGAGCTAGGTGGGAATAAAAGCAACTCTGTTGGGAATACATAA
- the LOC108453075 gene encoding protein PHYTOCHROME-DEPENDENT LATE-FLOWERING isoform X2 has translation MGVSFKVSKTGTRYKSKPCLQSEASVDVVSENSKESSRPRKLQGDVEGVERVPGVFQSINSDETVRVPADHEISFTLNLYPDGYSIGKPQEEALHTVPDAPKHPYDRSSETLFSAIESGRLPGDILDDIPCKYVDGMLVCEVRDYRKVTPQQGPNTPPIDGSPIINKVCLKMSLENVVKDIPLSSDNSWTYGDLMEAESRILKALQPQLCLDPTPKLDRLCTNPVPTKLDLASCSLRRKRLRQTPEVTVTSTSKFNAKKVGRLREAGIVSGSLMLQQENLIPQNIGSSNILALRPKSFVQDSSVSALPMSSQSPRYPMGLMNSRSMQDHGSSSVVSASAASPVGQDMPMSYADSINSGASFLGKRENADGPMSPLSGLSKRTRLNAVGPDGIPQHQVGTHMDGLHGQDMSWKNMLLPQQSMARGIQYANAGMQKYPQQVFEGVLNQEAGAMPFAAGQQALRYSAKEEPFDPTDKLDGSELNREADANHLDPQQRLQPRSFHGFARPGFSQTPWNNINQHVEKDARKEEQFQKRKSVQSPRLSGGALPQSPLSAKSGEFLGGPVGPHFGPVAATTSLGATVKEKGAVNSVPAVGGTPSLTSSANDSMQRQHQAQAVAKRRSNSLPKTPAINTVGSPASVSNISVPLNASSPSVGTPPSADQSVLERFSKIEIVTMRCQLNRKKNKADEYHVRKPSTHSPQLVSTFLSNFSSNEDFKDESKPLSKSLFGGSVNTYKTRILNFVQGNLVSLVPRARTRMIMSEKPTDGTIAMFYGYIDDGDILSVEDHIPHLPTLPNTHMADLLAAQFCSLMVREGHHLVEDDVQAKPTGVLASSSQPNSTVTFPNNSASDMQQYAENVAGQAANEVAKQNSSNNMSINPSSSALGNTRMLPPGNPQALQMSQGLLSGASMPARPSQLDPQPPQQQPQQPQQQQQSQHSLLQQQHQQFQRSPIMLGSNPLSHLNAIGQNSNMQFNNQMVNKSSALQLQMMQQQQQQRQLQQQQQQPQQQQQMQRKMMGISAAVGMGNMVRPGSIGNATGIGGVRGMSGTGISAPMTGISGMGNVGQNPINLQGANITNALTQQFRSGALSSQAALISKFRMGRGNMLGGPQSSIAGMSGPRQMHPGSASLSMLGQNLNQGNISSMQRNPMGSMGPPKMMPGMNHLYMNQQQQQQQQQQQQQLQLQQQQQQQQQLHLQQQQQQQQQQQQQLQLQQQLHHQQQQLQQQQLQQQQPQQQQQQQETTSPLQAVVSPSQVGSPSPIGISQLNQQPQQLQAQQPQQLQAQQQASPQQMNQRTPMSPQLSSGAIHALNACNPEGCPASPQLSSQTLGSVSSITNSPMELGGNKSNSVGNT, from the exons ATGGGTGTTTCGTTTAAGGTTTCAAAAACCGGTACTAGGTACAAGTCTAAGCCTTGTCTTCAATCGGAGGCTTCAGTTGATGTTGTCTCCGAGAATTCTAAAGAGAGCTCACGGCCTAGAAAGCTCCAG GGTGATGTTGAAGGCGTTGAGCGTGTTCCTGGGGTGTTTCAATCAATTAATTCTGATGAAACGGTTCGTGTTCCTGCAG ATCATGAGATTTCCTTCACCTTGAATCTTTACCCAGATGGCTATTCTATCGGAAAGCCCCAAGAG GAGGCTTTGCATACCGTTCCAGATGCTCCAAAGCATCCATATGATAGGTCCTCTGAAACTCTCTTCTCA GCAATTGAATCTGGCCGATTGCCAGGAGATATTTTGGATGATATACCTTgcaaatatgttgatggaatgcTTGTATGTGAG gtgCGTGATTACCGGAAAGTTACACCTCAACAAGGACCTAACACCCCACCTATTGATGGATCCCCTATCATCAATAAAGTGTGCCTTAAGATGTCTTTGGAGAATGTAGTGAAGGATATTCCATTGAGCTCAGATAATTCATGGACATATGGTGATTTAATG GAAGCGGAGTCTCGGATATTGAAAGCTTTGCAACCACAACTTTGTTTAGATCCTACCCCCAAACTGGACAGACTCTGTACTAACCCTGTTCCAACTAAG CTTGACCTTGCTTCATGTAGTTTGCGGAGAAAGAGATTGAGGCAAACTCCAGAAGTTACAGTCACCTCTACTAGTAAGTTCAATGCCAAGAAGGTTGGCAGGTTGAGAGAGGCTGGAATTGTTTCAGGGAGTTTGATGCTACAACAGGAAAATCTGATTCCTCAAAATATTGGTTCAAGCAATATTTTGGCATTAAGGCCTAAAAGTTTTGTGCAAGATTCCTCTGTTTCTGCACTTCCCATGTCATCTCAGTCACCAAGGTATCCAATGGGGCTTATGAATTCTAGAAGCATGCAGGATCATGGATCTAGCTCTGTTGTCAGTGCATCAGCTGCCTCCCCTGTTGGGCAGGACATGCCAATGTCATATGCTGACAGCATAAACTCTGGTGCTTCTTTTCTTGGGAAGCGGGAGAATGCAGATGGTCCAATGTCACCCCTATCTGGCCTTAGTAAAAGAACTAGGCTTAATGCTGTTGGACCAGACGGGATTCCACAGCATCAAGTTGGGACACATATGGATGGCCTGCATGGACAGGATATGAGCTGGAAGAATATGTTACTTCCCCAGCAATCAATGGCTAGAGGAATTCAGTATGCAAATGCGGGCATGCAGAAGTATCCTCAGCAGGTTTTTGAAGGGGTTTTGAATCAGGAGGCTGGTGCAATGCCATTTGCTGCAGGACAGCAAGCATTGAGATACAGTGCCAAGGAAGAGCCATTTGATCCTACTGACAAGTTGGATGGCTCTGAGCTCAACCGGGAAGCTGATGCAAACCATTTGGACCCACAGCAGAGGCTTCAACCAAGATCATTCCATGGATTTGCAAGACCTGGTTTCTCTCAAACACCTTGGAACAATATTAATCAGCATGTTGAGAAAGATGCGAGAAAAGAAGAACAGTTCCAGAAAAGGAAATCAGTGCAAAGTCCACGTTTATCAGGTGGGGCTTTGCCTCAGTCTCCGTTATCAGCAAAATCTGGGGAATTTTTAGGTGGTCCTGTAGGACCTCACTTTGGACCTGTTGCGGCAACCACTTCCCTTGGAGCAACTGTAAAGGAGAAGGGAGCTGTTAACTCAGTACCTGCTGTTGGAGGTACCCCATCTCTGACTTCAAGTGCAAATGATTCTATGCAACGGCAGCACCAGGCTCAAGCTGTTGCTAAGCGAAGATCTAATTCCCTCCCTAAGACCCCTGCAATCAATACGGTTGGATCTCCTGCAAGTGTTAGCAATATTAGTGTTCCATTAAACGCAAGCAGTCCTTCTGTTGGAACCCCACCTTCGGCTGATCAATCAGTGCTTGAAAGGTTCTCAAAGATTGAAATTGTAACTATGAG GTGTCAACTCAACAGAAAAAAGAACAAGGCTGATGAGTATCATGTCCGGAAACCCAGCACACATTCTCCTCAACTAGTATCAACCTTTCTAAGCAATTTTTCCAGTAACGAGGATTTCAAAGACGAGTCGAAGCCATTATCAAAATCACTTTTTGGTGGCAGTGTGAATACCTATAAGACAAGAATCTTGAATTTTGTGCAGG GGAATCTCGTTTCTCTAGTTCCTAGGGCAAGAACTAGAATGATTATGTCTGAGAAACCAACTGATGGGACCATAGCAATGTTTTATGGATACATAGATGATGGTGATATTCTTAGTGTAGAGGATCATATTCCTCATCTTCCTACGCTTCCCAATACT CACATGGCAGACTTGCTTGCAGCACAGTTCTGTTCACTG ATGGTGCGTGAAGGACATCACCTTGTGGAAGATGATGTTCAGGCAAAACCAACAGGTGTGCTTGCCTCGAGCAGTCAACCAAATTCTACTGTAACATTTCCCAACAATTCTGCATCCGATATGCAGCAGTATGCCGAAAATGTTGCAGGTCAGGCAGCCAATGAAGTGGCAAAGCAGAATAGCAGTAACAATATGTCTATAAATCCATCTTCGAGTGCTCTAGGAAACACAAGGATGTTACCTCCTGGAAACCCTCAGGCCTTACAGATGTCTCAAGGACTTCTGTCTGGGGCTTCAATGCCTGCAAGACCATCGCAACTAGATCCACAACCACCACAGCAACAGCCACAACAACCACAACAGCAGCAGCAAAGTCAACACTCCTTGCTTCAACAACAGCATCAGCAGTTCCAGAGATCACCAATAATGCTTGGATCAAATCCTCTCTCACACTTGAATGCCATTGGGCAGAATTCAAACATGCAGTTCAACAATCAAATGGTCAACAAATCTTCAGCTCTCCAACTTCAGATGATGcaacagcagcagcagcagcggCAATTGCAACAGCAGCAGCAGCAACCACAGCAGCAGCAGCAAATGCAGAGGAAAATGATGGGGATAAGTGCAGCTGTAGGTATGGGAAACATGGTCAGGCCTGGGAGCATAGGCAATGCCACTGGTATTGGAGGTGTGAGGGGAATGAGTGGAACAGGAATATCAGCTCCAATGACAGGTATTTCTGGCATGGGAAATGTGGGTCAAAATCCAATTAATCTTCAAGGTGCAAATATTACCAATGCGTTAACCCAGCAGTTTCGGTCTGGAGCACTATCGTCTCAAGCTGCTCTGATTTCAAAATTTAGGATGGGTCGAGGAAACATGTTAGGTGGTCCTCAATCAAGCATAGCTGGAATGTCCGGACCCAGACAGATGCATCCAGGTTCTGCTAGTCTTTCTATGCTGGGCCAAAATCTGAACCAGGGTAACATTAGTTCGATGCAAAGGAATCCTATGGGGTCCATGGGTCCTCCAAAAATGATGCCTGGGATGAACCACCTTTACATGAACCAGCAGcaacagcagcagcagcagcagcagcagcagcagttgcaattgcagcagcagcagcaacaaCAGCAGCAGTTGCActtgcagcagcagcagcagcagcagcaacaaCAACAGCAGCAGTTGCAGTTGCAGCAGCAGTTGCATCATCAGCAACAACAGCTGCAGCAGCAGCAGTTACAACAGCAGCAGccacagcagcagcagcagcagcaagaAACAACTTCACCACTACAGGCTGTCGTTTCACCTTCACAGGTAGGCTCACCATCACCCATTGGAATTTCACAATTGAACCAGCAACCTCAGCAACTGCAGGCCCAGCAACCTCAGCAACTGCAGGCCCAGCAACAGGCCAGCCCACAACAAATGAATCAAAGGACTCCCATGAGTCCCCAACTGAGCTCAGGTGCTATTCATGCACTAAATGCTTGTAACCCAGAGGGCTGTCCAGCTAGCCCCCAATTGAGCTCTCAGACCCTTGGCTCCGTCAGTAGCATCACAAATTCTCCTATGGAGCTAGGTGGGAATAAAAGCAACTCTGTTGGGAATACATAA